Proteins encoded in a region of the Candidatus Omnitrophota bacterium genome:
- a CDS encoding arginine--tRNA ligase — protein MRPSNLEIGLEQILCRVLADSGYTEDSTPIPIQLEIPKVPSHGDLTTNVAMRLAKVAHKAPTQLAGEIAAALQQQLGNAGLAGAVREIKVQPPGFINFWLSDTALYQTLFSILDFPEEYGKVPVKAPVTLVEYVSANPTGPMTVAHGRQAAFGDALARILEFLEIPVTREYYVNDEGRQIGLLGESVLARALELQGRTLSLPEDGYQGEYIVDVAKDLLKDHPEWVKAGKPELARISRFAVEHILKGIREDLEVFRVGFDQWTWQSGFRESGELQGSLDTLKEAGHIFEEEGALWFRSTAFGDDKDRVVVRANGDSTYLASDIAYHRQKLQRGFERMVDVWGPDHHGYIARIKACIEAFGQDPKALNVILVQLCSLFRKGQPVRMSTRAGEFVTLRELVDEVGVDAARFFYLMRKADAHLNFDLELAKERSLENPVYYIQYAHARICGILERNAGAASVAPGEIEYSLLQEEVEVAILRRMREFPHSLRVAAGDLEPFQIIPYLQDLAGLFHRFYDRHRVVTEDPALTAARCALIRGVRSVLARGLDLLGVGAPETM, from the coding sequence GTGCGTCCTTCAAATCTTGAAATAGGTCTGGAACAAATACTGTGCCGTGTGCTCGCGGACTCGGGTTATACCGAGGATTCCACTCCTATCCCTATCCAACTCGAAATTCCTAAGGTGCCCAGCCACGGGGATCTGACCACGAATGTGGCCATGCGTCTAGCCAAGGTTGCGCACAAAGCACCCACGCAACTGGCCGGGGAAATCGCTGCTGCCCTGCAGCAACAGCTGGGGAATGCGGGTTTGGCCGGGGCGGTGCGCGAAATCAAAGTGCAGCCGCCCGGATTCATCAATTTCTGGTTGAGCGACACGGCCTTGTATCAGACCCTGTTCTCCATCCTCGACTTTCCTGAAGAATACGGAAAGGTTCCTGTCAAAGCGCCCGTTACCCTGGTGGAGTATGTGAGCGCCAATCCCACGGGCCCCATGACTGTGGCCCATGGCCGCCAGGCTGCTTTTGGGGATGCCTTGGCGCGCATTCTGGAATTCCTCGAAATTCCCGTGACGCGTGAATACTATGTCAATGACGAAGGCCGCCAGATCGGACTCCTGGGTGAATCCGTATTGGCCCGCGCGCTTGAGCTCCAGGGCCGGACCCTCTCCTTGCCCGAGGACGGCTACCAGGGTGAATACATCGTGGACGTGGCCAAAGATCTCCTGAAGGATCATCCGGAGTGGGTTAAGGCGGGCAAGCCGGAGCTCGCCCGGATATCCAGGTTTGCCGTGGAGCATATTCTCAAAGGGATCCGGGAAGACCTGGAGGTCTTTAGGGTCGGATTTGATCAATGGACCTGGCAGTCCGGATTCCGCGAGTCCGGGGAGCTTCAAGGGAGTTTGGATACCCTGAAAGAGGCAGGTCATATTTTTGAAGAAGAAGGGGCTCTCTGGTTCCGGTCCACGGCTTTTGGGGACGACAAGGACCGGGTTGTGGTGCGCGCCAATGGAGACAGCACCTACCTTGCCTCGGATATTGCCTACCACAGGCAAAAACTCCAGCGAGGTTTTGAGCGCATGGTGGATGTGTGGGGGCCGGACCACCACGGTTATATTGCGCGCATCAAGGCCTGTATTGAGGCATTCGGCCAGGATCCCAAGGCCCTGAACGTAATCCTGGTCCAGCTTTGTTCGCTTTTCCGCAAAGGCCAGCCGGTTCGTATGTCCACCCGGGCAGGGGAGTTTGTCACTCTGAGAGAGCTGGTAGACGAGGTGGGTGTGGATGCCGCGCGTTTCTTTTATTTGATGCGCAAGGCAGATGCGCATCTGAATTTTGATTTGGAGCTGGCCAAGGAGCGCAGCCTGGAAAATCCGGTCTACTACATCCAATACGCTCATGCGCGTATCTGCGGGATTTTGGAACGCAATGCGGGCGCGGCGTCCGTGGCGCCCGGTGAGATCGAGTATTCCCTATTGCAGGAGGAAGTGGAGGTCGCAATCCTGCGCCGCATGCGGGAGTTTCCGCATTCCTTGCGTGTGGCTGCCGGGGACTTGGAGCCCTTCCAGATTATTCCCTACCTACAGGACCTGGCAGGTCTGTTTCACCGTTTCTACGACCGGCACCGGGTTGTGACTGAGGACCCTGCCTTGACTGCTGCCCGCTGTGCGTTGATCCGCGGAGTGCGTTCGGTTCTTGCGCGCGGCCTGGATCTTCTGGGAGTGGGTGCTCCGGAAACGATGTGA
- the gatC gene encoding Asp-tRNA(Asn)/Glu-tRNA(Gln) amidotransferase subunit GatC has protein sequence MPLEESQVQHVARLARIRLTPEEIHEMTTQLDKIVGYVGELDGVDTADVEPTFHVLPVHNVFRPDEIQASLDPEAALASAPKRSGTSFQVPTVIEEA, from the coding sequence ATGCCTCTTGAAGAAAGTCAGGTTCAACACGTCGCAAGACTGGCCCGCATCCGGCTCACCCCTGAAGAAATTCACGAAATGACCACGCAGCTCGACAAAATTGTCGGCTATGTGGGGGAACTTGATGGAGTGGATACGGCAGATGTGGAGCCCACCTTTCACGTTTTGCCGGTCCATAATGTGTTTCGTCCGGACGAGATCCAGGCTTCTCTGGATCCGGAGGCTGCGTTGGCCTCAGCGCCCAAGCGCTCTGGAACAAGTTTTCAAGTGCCTACCGTAATCGAAGAAGCCTAG
- a CDS encoding peptidyl-prolyl cis-trans isomerase produces MRKLLGLWLGLLVLGSGLAQAATLDRIVAVVNDEIITEREVQRILVPVYEQLKAQVPSEHLEREFEIARERVIKNLIDDKLLTGEAKRLGIEPAEDKVDAKVEEAKKSFGSPEQFELAIEREGITEKELRMQIIDAMRRKQLVEQVVVGQVRVSPAQINQYYEDNKESFRTSGEWHMRMLVLGPTAERDSEQTLLVAKEIHKLLEQGEDFASLAREYSQGPKVEEGGDLGWVDPTTLRREIREGSASLTPGEYSGLIEMEGKWVITFLEERRDGRIVTLDQATPQIRDHLFEEQFRVELETWLNKLKSEAYVDIRASAAEEG; encoded by the coding sequence ATGCGAAAACTTCTTGGATTATGGCTTGGGTTGTTGGTTTTGGGGTCCGGACTTGCGCAGGCAGCGACTCTGGACCGCATTGTGGCGGTGGTTAACGACGAGATCATTACCGAACGGGAGGTTCAGAGAATTCTCGTACCCGTCTATGAACAGCTCAAAGCGCAGGTTCCCTCAGAGCATCTTGAGCGCGAGTTTGAAATAGCGCGCGAGCGGGTGATCAAGAATCTGATTGATGACAAACTGCTCACGGGAGAAGCCAAACGTTTGGGGATAGAACCCGCAGAAGACAAGGTGGACGCCAAAGTCGAGGAAGCAAAAAAATCCTTTGGCTCTCCGGAACAATTTGAGCTGGCGATCGAGCGCGAGGGGATCACCGAAAAAGAGCTGCGCATGCAGATCATCGACGCCATGCGCCGCAAGCAGCTTGTGGAGCAGGTTGTGGTGGGGCAGGTCCGCGTATCCCCCGCCCAAATCAACCAGTATTATGAGGATAACAAGGAAAGTTTTCGCACCTCGGGCGAGTGGCATATGCGTATGCTTGTGTTGGGGCCGACTGCGGAACGGGATTCCGAACAAACGCTTCTTGTTGCAAAGGAGATCCATAAGCTTTTGGAACAAGGCGAGGACTTTGCCTCTCTGGCCAGGGAATACAGCCAGGGACCGAAGGTCGAAGAGGGAGGGGATTTGGGATGGGTGGATCCCACGACCCTAAGGAGGGAGATCCGCGAAGGCTCTGCGTCCTTGACTCCGGGGGAATATTCCGGGCTCATAGAAATGGAGGGCAAGTGGGTCATTACCTTTCTGGAAGAGCGCCGGGACGGCCGGATTGTGACCCTGGACCAGGCAACCCCGCAAATCCGTGATCATCTTTTTGAAGAACAATTCCGCGTAGAGCTGGAAACGTGGTTGAACAAGCTCAAGAGCGAAGCGTATGTGGATATCCGTGCTTCCGCTGCTGAGGAAGGCTGA
- the pdxA gene encoding 4-hydroxythreonine-4-phosphate dehydrogenase PdxA, which yields MPRRSGPVRIGITLGDPAGVGPEVVARSLSDPAVSGAAEFRIIGDAEVWKRACRRLRIAVPPHPFEDLQNVESPVQMGRMEAKCGQASLQYLDRALELWKSGEIDALVTAPLCKEAVNLSGVSFSGHTGYLARALGVDLPVMVLAGGTVRVILVTEHVPLREVPGLISKERIVRMVRIAAADLKEAFGLRRRRIAVCGLNPHAGEGGLLGTEDRDLVAPAVRCLKEEGLDVHGPFPSDGIFPDVYQGKYDAVVCMYHDQGLTPLKMVFRQVSVNCTFGLPFVRTSPAHGTAFDIAGKGKADPHSTMQAICTAADWAGRRRARKRAC from the coding sequence ATGCCCAGGCGCTCCGGTCCTGTCCGGATCGGCATTACACTCGGGGATCCCGCAGGAGTGGGGCCGGAAGTCGTGGCCCGTTCTTTATCGGACCCGGCTGTTTCCGGAGCGGCGGAGTTCCGGATTATCGGGGATGCCGAGGTATGGAAGCGCGCTTGCCGGCGCCTGAGAATCGCGGTGCCGCCTCACCCGTTTGAGGATCTCCAAAATGTGGAAAGCCCCGTTCAGATGGGCCGGATGGAAGCTAAGTGCGGTCAGGCTTCTCTGCAATATCTCGACCGCGCCCTGGAACTTTGGAAGTCCGGAGAAATTGATGCTCTGGTGACCGCCCCCCTTTGCAAGGAGGCTGTGAATCTTTCGGGAGTTTCCTTTTCCGGGCACACCGGTTATCTGGCGCGGGCCTTGGGTGTTGATCTGCCGGTTATGGTTTTGGCAGGTGGAACCGTGCGTGTCATTTTGGTGACGGAGCATGTTCCTCTGCGGGAAGTCCCGGGCTTGATTTCAAAAGAACGCATTGTGCGGATGGTTCGCATTGCTGCGGCGGATTTGAAAGAGGCTTTTGGTTTGCGCCGCCGGCGCATTGCAGTGTGCGGTCTGAATCCCCATGCGGGCGAGGGGGGCTTGTTGGGAACCGAAGACAGAGATCTTGTGGCTCCCGCAGTCCGGTGCCTGAAGGAAGAAGGATTGGATGTGCACGGTCCCTTTCCCTCAGACGGAATTTTTCCGGATGTGTACCAAGGCAAGTACGATGCCGTGGTCTGCATGTATCATGACCAAGGTTTGACGCCTCTCAAGATGGTTTTCCGGCAAGTCTCCGTGAACTGCACTTTTGGTTTGCCTTTTGTGCGTACTTCTCCGGCCCATGGCACTGCCTTTGATATTGCCGGCAAAGGAAAGGCCGATCCTCACTCCACCATGCAGGCTATTTGTACGGCTGCAGATTGGGCCGGCCGCCGCCGGGCCCGCAAACGCGCATGCTGA
- the mfd gene encoding transcription-repair coupling factor, with the protein MSFESVEFHCGQELDMQEALRRMVKLGFERVQAVSEPGDVALRGGVVDVFPADFELPVRVEFDGDTVATLRSFRMDTGEPVDNHDMLVVLPYFRPGAKARSLEFLALEETPVEQFVDLRRGDLAVHMDHGIGRYLGRKKLREKAGHESDHMILEYADKDRLYVPSHQAHLVQKYIGFEGKSPKLHKLGGKAWDRTKDRVRDSLRAYATELLHLQALRQTMEGFQTSADTDWQREFEESFPYEETADQIRSSMEVKRDMESPQPMDRLICGDVGYGKTEVALRAAFKVVMDNRQVAMLVPTTILAEQHFRSFTDRLKHLPINVQMLSRFRTASEQADTVKGLADGRVDMVIGTHRLFSPDVQFKNLGLVIIDEEQRFGVEHKERLKRMRLMVDILTLTATPIPRTLYMGLTGLRDLSLVNTPPEKRRPVKTEVFEDSDSILKEAFERELNRGGQTFFVHNRVKGIESIVRRVSRLVPEARVGAAHGQMPARLLEAQMQKFVRGELDILVCTTIIESGIDIPNANTLLVNRADAFGLADLYQLRGRVGRFDRQAYAYFLIPRGAVLTADSQRRLDAIQEHTDLGAGFKIAMEDMQIRGVGNLLGTEQSGHVEALGFDLYCRLLRAVVHKLKDNKAGDT; encoded by the coding sequence ATGTCCTTCGAATCGGTCGAATTTCATTGCGGACAAGAGTTGGATATGCAGGAAGCTCTCCGCCGGATGGTGAAGCTGGGCTTTGAGCGTGTGCAGGCTGTGTCTGAGCCCGGGGATGTGGCTTTGCGCGGGGGTGTGGTCGACGTGTTTCCCGCCGATTTCGAATTGCCGGTGCGCGTGGAGTTTGACGGCGATACGGTGGCCACTCTTCGCAGCTTCCGGATGGACACGGGCGAGCCTGTAGACAATCACGACATGCTTGTGGTGCTTCCGTATTTTCGCCCGGGAGCCAAGGCGCGTTCGCTGGAATTCCTGGCCTTGGAAGAAACTCCGGTGGAGCAGTTTGTGGATCTGCGCCGGGGAGACCTGGCTGTGCACATGGATCACGGAATCGGGCGCTATCTGGGGCGCAAGAAGCTCCGTGAAAAAGCCGGGCACGAGTCGGACCACATGATTCTGGAGTACGCGGACAAGGACCGGCTTTATGTGCCTTCACACCAGGCCCATTTGGTCCAGAAGTACATCGGTTTTGAAGGCAAGTCTCCCAAGCTCCACAAGCTGGGCGGCAAGGCTTGGGATCGCACCAAGGACAGGGTGCGGGACAGCCTGCGCGCGTATGCGACTGAGCTTTTGCACCTGCAGGCTTTGCGCCAGACCATGGAGGGTTTTCAGACCAGTGCGGACACGGACTGGCAGCGGGAGTTTGAAGAGAGTTTTCCTTATGAGGAAACCGCGGATCAGATCCGTTCTTCCATGGAGGTCAAGCGGGATATGGAGTCCCCGCAACCTATGGACAGGCTTATTTGCGGGGATGTGGGGTACGGCAAGACGGAAGTAGCTCTGAGAGCGGCCTTCAAGGTGGTGATGGACAACCGCCAGGTGGCCATGCTCGTGCCTACGACGATTCTGGCCGAGCAGCACTTTCGCTCATTTACAGACCGGCTCAAGCATTTGCCGATTAATGTGCAGATGCTCAGTCGTTTTCGCACGGCTTCGGAACAGGCGGATACTGTCAAAGGTTTGGCGGATGGGCGGGTTGATATGGTGATCGGCACGCACCGGCTTTTTTCCCCGGATGTGCAGTTCAAGAATCTGGGGCTGGTGATCATTGACGAGGAACAGCGCTTTGGGGTGGAGCACAAAGAACGCCTGAAACGTATGCGTCTCATGGTGGATATTCTCACCCTGACAGCCACTCCGATCCCCCGCACTCTGTATATGGGGTTGACCGGATTGAGAGATTTGTCTTTGGTCAATACTCCGCCTGAGAAGCGCAGGCCTGTGAAGACGGAGGTCTTCGAAGACTCGGACTCCATTCTCAAAGAGGCCTTTGAACGGGAACTCAATCGGGGCGGCCAGACATTTTTTGTGCACAACCGTGTCAAAGGGATTGAGTCGATCGTGCGCCGTGTGTCCAGGCTGGTTCCGGAGGCGAGGGTGGGCGCGGCCCACGGGCAGATGCCGGCGCGTCTGTTGGAAGCGCAGATGCAGAAGTTTGTGCGCGGGGAGCTGGATATCCTGGTTTGTACCACGATCATTGAATCGGGAATTGATATTCCCAATGCCAACACTCTTTTGGTCAATCGTGCCGATGCATTTGGTCTGGCGGATCTCTACCAATTGCGCGGGCGTGTAGGGCGCTTTGACCGCCAGGCCTATGCTTATTTTTTGATTCCCCGGGGGGCGGTATTGACCGCAGATTCCCAGCGCCGGCTCGATGCGATCCAGGAACACACGGATTTGGGGGCGGGGTTCAAAATTGCCATGGAAGACATGCAAATCCGGGGTGTGGGAAATCTACTGGGCACAGAGCAGAGCGGGCACGTCGAAGCCTTGGGTTTTGATTTATACTGTCGGTTGTTGAGAGCGGTTGTGCACAAGCTAAAGGACAATAAGGCGGGAGATACTTGA
- the rsmA gene encoding ribosomal RNA small subunit methyltransferase A, which translates to MYGCRLGRPPPGPQTRMLTQSGVKQLLSRYRVRPSRRMGQNFFIDANAAQALLRYCRYAEGDRVLEIGPGLGSITELLLETGARVVAVEKDYRLAKALEERLGAHPNLHLVTGDFLRQDAQALVRNFGEEPGPVRVFGNVPYCVTGPLVDQLIRDRCHYSEVHLTVQKEVAVRWAAGPGGKELAASSYMIQCFAEVEVLHRLSPGVFYPKPEVESVFLRLKLRTQPLVENELLPLWTELVRRSFAQRRKKLLSSLQAVPEPQWTRSVWQEELERAQIDPNARPEVLSLEDFIRLARTIDRACKRLIL; encoded by the coding sequence TTGTACGGCTGCAGATTGGGCCGGCCGCCGCCGGGCCCGCAAACGCGCATGCTGACTCAATCCGGAGTCAAACAGCTCCTCAGCCGGTACCGCGTGCGTCCAAGCCGGCGAATGGGGCAAAACTTTTTTATCGATGCCAATGCGGCGCAGGCCCTGTTGCGTTATTGCCGGTACGCGGAGGGGGATCGTGTCCTGGAAATCGGTCCGGGTCTGGGGTCGATTACGGAACTCCTTTTGGAGACCGGGGCGCGGGTGGTGGCTGTGGAAAAGGATTACCGCTTGGCCAAGGCTCTGGAGGAACGCTTGGGCGCGCACCCGAATCTTCATCTGGTCACCGGGGACTTCCTGCGTCAGGACGCTCAGGCCCTGGTCCGGAATTTTGGAGAAGAGCCCGGGCCTGTTCGTGTGTTCGGAAACGTGCCCTATTGTGTGACCGGACCTCTTGTGGATCAACTGATCCGGGACCGTTGCCATTACTCTGAGGTGCACTTGACCGTGCAGAAAGAAGTGGCTGTGCGCTGGGCCGCGGGGCCCGGGGGCAAAGAGCTTGCAGCCTCCTCTTATATGATCCAGTGTTTTGCCGAGGTCGAGGTCTTGCACCGGCTTTCGCCGGGGGTCTTCTACCCAAAACCTGAGGTGGAGTCCGTTTTCTTGAGGCTCAAACTCCGGACCCAACCGCTGGTGGAAAATGAACTGCTTCCTCTGTGGACCGAGCTGGTGCGGCGCTCGTTTGCGCAGAGGCGGAAGAAATTGTTGAGCTCCTTGCAGGCAGTGCCCGAACCTCAGTGGACGCGCTCTGTGTGGCAGGAGGAATTGGAAAGGGCGCAGATCGATCCCAATGCCCGTCCCGAGGTTTTGAGTCTGGAGGATTTCATCCGGCTGGCCCGCACGATTGACAGGGCCTGCAAACGCTTGATATTGTGA
- the rsfS gene encoding ribosome silencing factor, protein MGAKEKAILFAEALSDKKAVDLLVLDLTSAATFTDYFVISTGTSPTHLKAMSDNAGKVAGEKGIKGGHVEGFQEAVWILQDFGNVVIHLFSKEAREYYSLERLWGDVPRLPVNP, encoded by the coding sequence ATTGGCGCCAAAGAAAAAGCCATTTTGTTCGCCGAGGCCTTGTCTGACAAGAAGGCAGTTGACCTTCTGGTTCTAGACTTGACCTCGGCGGCCACATTTACGGACTACTTCGTTATTTCAACCGGCACATCCCCGACCCATCTTAAGGCCATGTCCGACAATGCGGGCAAGGTCGCCGGCGAGAAGGGAATCAAAGGGGGGCACGTTGAGGGGTTCCAGGAAGCGGTTTGGATTCTCCAGGACTTCGGCAACGTGGTGATCCATCTGTTCTCCAAGGAGGCAAGAGAGTACTACAGCTTGGAGAGGCTCTGGGGAGATGTGCCCAGACTTCCCGTTAACCCGTAG
- the corA gene encoding magnesium/cobalt transporter CorA — translation MVRCCAINKDGVYEEFTDENRITELLSIPEALIWADVDRPAEDDIEILLNRFGLHPLTVEDIILPNARPKAENFDKYLFVVLHAIGQESVSGGEMEPIELDICVGGNFVITAHSTALRCVDFNWERFAKGSPNMRRGTDFLFHSIADAVVDHYFPIVDHLDEQTDKLEDKLFEDPDPEDLTKLHDLRKQAMVLRRIIGPQRDLVSSLLRGDFRWIRPAVYMYLRDVHDHLVRLHDLVDASRELIAGSLDTYVSVTSNRLNEIMKVLAVIATMMMPLTLITGIYGMNFANMPELHHPWGYPLVWVLMAAVAGGMFLYFKKQNWF, via the coding sequence ATGGTTCGATGCTGTGCAATCAACAAAGACGGTGTATACGAGGAGTTCACGGATGAGAACCGCATCACCGAACTCCTAAGTATTCCCGAGGCCTTGATCTGGGCAGATGTCGACCGTCCGGCAGAGGACGATATCGAAATTCTCCTCAACCGTTTTGGTCTGCACCCTCTTACGGTTGAAGATATTATTCTGCCCAATGCTCGTCCCAAGGCGGAGAACTTCGACAAATATCTTTTTGTAGTGTTGCACGCGATCGGCCAGGAGTCTGTGTCAGGCGGAGAGATGGAACCCATCGAACTGGATATTTGTGTGGGAGGAAATTTTGTGATTACGGCCCACTCCACGGCATTACGCTGTGTTGATTTCAATTGGGAGCGTTTTGCAAAGGGTTCGCCGAATATGAGGCGCGGCACGGACTTTCTTTTTCACTCCATTGCCGATGCGGTGGTGGATCACTATTTCCCCATTGTGGACCATCTGGATGAACAGACCGACAAGCTCGAAGACAAGCTTTTTGAAGACCCGGATCCTGAGGACCTCACGAAGCTCCACGACCTGCGCAAGCAGGCCATGGTCCTGCGCCGGATTATCGGCCCCCAAAGGGACCTGGTGAGTTCCTTGCTTAGAGGAGATTTTCGCTGGATCCGGCCGGCTGTCTACATGTACTTGAGGGACGTTCATGACCACCTGGTGCGCTTGCACGATCTGGTGGACGCCAGCCGGGAATTGATCGCAGGGTCCTTGGACACCTATGTTTCGGTGACTTCGAACCGTTTGAATGAAATTATGAAGGTGCTCGCGGTTATTGCCACGATGATGATGCCCCTCACTTTAATTACGGGTATTTACGGAATGAACTTCGCAAATATGCCGGAACTCCATCACCCTTGGGGATATCCCTTGGTTTGGGTCCTCATGGCCGCGGTCGCGGGCGGGATGTTTTTGTACTTTAAGAAGCAAAACTGGTTCTGA
- the gatA gene encoding Asp-tRNA(Asn)/Glu-tRNA(Gln) amidotransferase subunit GatA encodes MPTFQSGLELRDALAKGDLRPTEVVEGVLARIQSVDSRVGAFLRVYADAARRRAAELESTGPKGLLWGVPVALKDNLCWEGNETTCASRILEGFRPPYSAFVVRRLLEEGAVLMGQTNMDEFAFGSSTETSALGSTANPWDLGAVPGGSSGGSAASVSEGAVPIALGSDTGGSIRQPASFCGVVGLKPTYGRVSRSGLIAFSSSMDQIGPFSRTVGDSALALQVIAGHDPADSTSVNQGVPDYLKALGQGVEGLRIGIPAEYFSEGLNPEVEARVRESLEQLRSLGAEIVEITLPHTRYAVSTYYLTAPAEASSNLARFDGVQYGLRVGQDGGPPKNLLDMYESTRAQGFGAEAKRRILLGTYALSTGYYDQYYLKAQKVRTLIRKDFEEAFKLCDCVATPTSPTVAFKFGERTKDPLSMYLSDVFTIPANLSGVPAISIPCGFDAQGLPVGLQLLAPAFGEEILFRVGDAYERSCEWSSKQPDLS; translated from the coding sequence ATGCCCACCTTTCAAAGTGGCTTAGAACTGCGGGATGCTCTGGCCAAAGGAGATCTCCGGCCCACAGAAGTCGTGGAAGGGGTTCTGGCCCGCATCCAGTCTGTGGACAGCCGGGTGGGGGCGTTTTTGCGCGTGTACGCAGACGCGGCGCGCCGGCGTGCGGCGGAACTGGAATCCACCGGCCCCAAAGGATTGCTCTGGGGTGTCCCTGTGGCCCTGAAAGATAATCTGTGCTGGGAGGGGAATGAGACAACCTGTGCCTCGCGCATTCTCGAAGGTTTCCGTCCTCCTTACAGCGCTTTTGTGGTGCGCCGGCTCCTGGAAGAGGGGGCTGTGCTCATGGGCCAGACCAACATGGATGAGTTCGCGTTCGGCAGTTCCACGGAAACCTCCGCTCTGGGGTCTACGGCCAATCCTTGGGACTTGGGAGCTGTGCCCGGCGGCTCGAGCGGCGGGTCTGCCGCGAGTGTGAGCGAGGGGGCTGTGCCCATTGCTCTGGGATCGGATACCGGGGGCTCGATCCGGCAACCCGCGTCTTTTTGCGGAGTCGTGGGACTCAAGCCCACTTATGGAAGGGTGTCTCGATCCGGATTGATTGCTTTTTCCTCCAGCATGGATCAGATCGGGCCGTTTTCGCGCACGGTGGGAGATTCAGCCTTGGCCTTGCAGGTGATTGCCGGTCATGATCCCGCGGATTCGACCTCGGTGAACCAAGGGGTGCCTGATTATTTGAAGGCTTTGGGCCAGGGTGTGGAGGGATTGCGCATCGGGATTCCTGCCGAGTATTTTTCCGAGGGTTTGAACCCGGAGGTAGAGGCGCGTGTGCGGGAATCCTTGGAACAACTTCGAAGTTTGGGGGCAGAAATTGTGGAAATCACCTTGCCGCACACCCGCTACGCGGTGAGCACGTATTATTTGACGGCTCCTGCAGAGGCCAGCTCCAATCTTGCCCGTTTTGACGGGGTGCAGTACGGCCTGCGTGTGGGGCAGGACGGAGGTCCGCCGAAGAATCTCCTGGATATGTACGAGTCCACCCGCGCGCAGGGATTTGGGGCCGAAGCTAAGCGGCGAATCCTGCTCGGCACCTACGCCCTGAGCACGGGGTATTATGATCAGTACTATCTCAAAGCCCAGAAGGTGCGTACCCTGATCCGGAAAGACTTTGAAGAGGCCTTCAAGCTCTGCGACTGTGTGGCCACGCCCACTTCACCGACTGTGGCCTTTAAGTTCGGAGAGCGCACCAAAGACCCTCTCTCCATGTATTTGTCCGACGTGTTCACGATTCCGGCGAATCTCTCCGGGGTCCCGGCAATTTCCATTCCGTGTGGGTTTGATGCCCAGGGATTGCCTGTGGGTCTGCAACTTTTGGCCCCTGCGTTTGGTGAGGAAATTCTTTTT